Proteins found in one Cetobacterium ceti genomic segment:
- the tpiA gene encoding triose-phosphate isomerase: MRKTIIAGNWKMNKTAKETRATLTELRALADGIEGVEIVIGTPFTSLESAVETVKGSNIKIAAQNLYPKDSGAFTGEISPVMLKDLGVEYVILGHSERREYFNESNEFINSKVKAALAHGLTPILCIGEKLEDREAGRTAEVNEKQIREGLAGLTSEEAKKTVVAYEPIWAIGTGKTATPEMAEATHLEIREVLVDMFDREIAEEMTIQYGGSMNAKNAKDLMAQKDIDGGLVGGASLEASSFIEVIKAGL; this comes from the coding sequence ATGAGAAAGACAATTATTGCAGGAAACTGGAAAATGAATAAAACAGCAAAGGAAACTAGAGCTACATTAACTGAGTTAAGAGCTTTAGCTGATGGAATTGAAGGAGTAGAAATAGTAATAGGAACTCCATTTACATCATTAGAATCTGCTGTGGAAACAGTAAAAGGAAGCAACATTAAAATAGCAGCTCAAAATTTATATCCAAAGGACAGTGGAGCATTTACTGGTGAGATTTCTCCAGTTATGTTAAAAGACTTAGGAGTAGAGTATGTAATTCTAGGTCACTCTGAAAGAAGAGAGTATTTCAATGAAAGTAATGAATTTATAAACTCTAAGGTAAAAGCGGCATTAGCTCATGGGTTAACACCAATTTTATGTATTGGAGAAAAATTAGAAGATAGAGAAGCTGGAAGAACAGCTGAAGTAAATGAAAAGCAAATTAGAGAAGGATTAGCTGGATTAACATCAGAAGAAGCTAAAAAAACAGTGGTTGCATATGAGCCAATATGGGCAATAGGAACTGGAAAAACAGCAACTCCAGAAATGGCAGAAGCAACTCATTTAGAAATTAGAGAAGTTTTAGTAGATATGTTTGATAGAGAAATTGCTGAAGAGATGACTATTCAATATGGTGGTTCAATGAATGCAAAGAATGCTAAGGATTTAATGGCTCAAAAGGATATTGATGGTGGATTAGTTGGAGGAGCATCTCTAGAAGCTTCATCATTCATCGAAGTTATCAAAGCTGGATTATAA
- a CDS encoding ComF family protein, with protein sequence MKRNLSRNIKRILFDEKCSLCGKILKYEDKDYICLQCYKNLLEMGEIKKQGDLYYLYYYDDIKKVIWDFKFKNRRYLGNVIGEILKRKIIFLRNNLEVDYIIPIPISEKRKLERGFNQVEEILKEASVEYLEIKRIKNTKPMYSLKTIEKREENLRESFYIPQNIEDKVILVVDDIVTTGSTFSEIERELKKKKPKKIFYFSLTMVKKYLKKIKDYGV encoded by the coding sequence ATGAAAAGAAACTTAAGCCGGAATATTAAAAGAATTTTATTTGATGAAAAATGCTCTCTCTGTGGAAAAATTTTAAAATATGAAGATAAAGATTATATCTGTCTTCAATGTTATAAAAATTTACTAGAAATGGGAGAGATTAAAAAACAAGGGGATTTATATTATCTATATTATTATGATGATATAAAAAAAGTTATATGGGATTTTAAATTTAAAAATAGGCGTTATCTTGGAAATGTAATAGGAGAAATATTAAAAAGAAAAATTATATTTTTAAGAAATAATCTAGAGGTAGATTATATAATACCAATACCTATAAGTGAAAAAAGAAAATTAGAACGGGGATTTAATCAAGTAGAAGAGATTTTAAAAGAAGCTTCTGTGGAATATTTAGAAATAAAAAGAATAAAAAATACTAAACCTATGTATTCCTTAAAAACTATTGAAAAAAGAGAGGAAAATTTAAGGGAAAGTTTTTATATTCCACAAAATATAGAGGATAAAGTTATTTTAGTAGTGGATGATATAGTAACTACTGGAAGTACTTTTTCTGAAATAGAAAGGGAGCTAAAGAAAAAAAAGCCAAAAAAAATATTTTATTTTTCACTTACAATGGTAAAAAAATATTTAAAAAAAATAAAGGATTATGGGGTATAG
- a CDS encoding zinc ribbon domain-containing protein has protein sequence MKLDFKCLKCGSDKYQVKTAIIPEKSPGLKLEISNYYLKICLNCGYTEMYSAKVLDRDEKKLKPEY, from the coding sequence ATGAAATTGGATTTTAAATGTTTAAAATGTGGAAGTGACAAATATCAAGTAAAAACTGCAATAATACCTGAAAAGAGTCCAGGATTAAAGTTGGAAATTTCAAATTACTATTTGAAAATCTGTTTAAACTGTGGATATACAGAGATGTATTCTGCAAAGGTTTTAGATAGAGATGAAAAGAAACTTAAGCCGGAATATTAA
- a CDS encoding YraN family protein — protein sequence MISNRSKGFIYEEKAISFLEKEGLHILCKNYMGSYGELDIICKKDKTLIFVEVKYRKNSDYGYGQEAIDTKKQRRLYYTAMEYIRKNRYYNWSIRFDAVIFLDEKIHWIKNILWGDEIGF from the coding sequence ATGATAAGTAATAGGAGTAAGGGTTTTATATATGAAGAGAAAGCCATTTCTTTTTTAGAAAAGGAAGGTTTACATATATTGTGTAAAAATTATATGGGTTCATATGGAGAATTAGATATTATATGTAAAAAGGATAAAACTCTTATATTTGTAGAGGTCAAATATAGGAAAAACTCAGATTACGGTTATGGACAAGAGGCAATAGATACAAAAAAACAAAGACGATTATATTATACAGCTATGGAATATATAAGAAAAAACAGATATTATAATTGGTCTATTAGATTTGACGCTGTGATTTTTTTAGATGAAAAAATCCATTGGATTAAAAATATCTTATGGGGTGATGAAATTGGATTTTAA
- a CDS encoding ribonuclease HII, giving the protein MNSLYLFDLEQGDIIGIDEAGRGPLAGPVVAAAVKIKEYHEEFEKINDSKKISEKTREKLFDIILENCEVGIGIATSEEIDEINILNGTFLAMRRAIEELKTKIEVIPKALIDGNHKIREYSGEQEPVIKGDGKSLAIAAASIIAKVTRDTMMKEMAKEYPEYEFEKHKGYGTKKHREILLEKGPTPIHRKSFLKKILNTI; this is encoded by the coding sequence ATGAATAGTTTATATTTATTTGATTTAGAACAGGGAGATATAATAGGGATAGATGAAGCTGGAAGGGGACCTTTAGCTGGACCTGTTGTGGCAGCCGCTGTGAAAATAAAGGAATATCATGAGGAATTTGAAAAGATAAATGACTCTAAAAAAATAAGTGAGAAAACAAGGGAGAAACTATTTGATATAATTCTTGAAAATTGTGAAGTTGGAATTGGAATAGCAACTTCTGAAGAGATAGATGAAATTAATATATTAAATGGAACTTTTCTTGCAATGAGAAGAGCTATAGAGGAATTAAAGACTAAAATAGAAGTTATCCCTAAAGCTTTAATAGATGGAAATCATAAGATTAGAGAATATTCTGGAGAACAGGAACCTGTTATTAAAGGAGATGGGAAAAGTTTAGCCATAGCAGCAGCTTCAATTATTGCTAAAGTAACAAGGGATACAATGATGAAGGAAATGGCAAAGGAGTATCCAGAATATGAATTTGAAAAGCATAAGGGATATGGAACAAAAAAACATAGGGAGATACTACTAGAAAAGGGACCTACACCTATTCATAGAAAAAGTTTTTTAAAAAAAATACTAAACACTATATGA
- a CDS encoding RluA family pseudouridine synthase, producing MENFKEIINIKATEEDKGKRLDYFISEVLGEATRSYIQKLIDGENIEVVGKKKSKSGNKLKGNEEIVIRIPEDKELELEAENLPIDIVYEDKDMVVINKSHNMIVHPAQGFYTGTLVNAVLYHIKDLSTINGVIRPGIVHRLDKDTSGLIIVAKNDEAHLKLTEMFKDKTIEKRYICICKGIFGEKEGRIETLIGRDPKDRKRMTVVYENGKNAITNYKVVSEFNNFSLVEVRIETGRTHQIRVHMKYLNHPIVGDGVYGSTSDLASRQMLHSYYLKLNHPVTGKEMEIVGKVPNDFESLCKKLKLELNNVEKIGENNE from the coding sequence ATGGAAAATTTTAAAGAAATAATAAATATAAAAGCAACAGAAGAAGATAAGGGAAAAAGACTAGATTATTTTATAAGTGAGGTATTAGGGGAAGCTACAAGATCCTATATTCAAAAATTAATCGATGGAGAAAATATAGAGGTAGTTGGAAAGAAAAAAAGTAAAAGTGGAAATAAATTAAAAGGGAATGAAGAGATTGTAATTAGAATTCCTGAAGACAAAGAACTTGAATTAGAAGCAGAAAACTTACCAATTGATATAGTGTATGAAGATAAGGATATGGTGGTTATAAATAAGAGTCACAATATGATAGTACACCCAGCCCAAGGATTTTATACAGGAACTTTGGTAAATGCTGTTTTATATCATATAAAGGATTTATCAACAATAAATGGAGTTATAAGGCCTGGAATTGTTCATAGATTGGATAAGGATACAAGCGGACTTATAATAGTTGCTAAAAATGATGAGGCCCATTTAAAATTAACAGAGATGTTTAAGGATAAAACCATAGAAAAAAGATATATATGTATTTGTAAAGGTATATTTGGAGAAAAAGAGGGAAGAATAGAAACTTTAATAGGAAGAGATCCTAAAGATAGAAAGAGAATGACTGTAGTATATGAAAATGGTAAAAATGCCATAACTAACTACAAGGTAGTTTCGGAATTTAATAATTTTTCCTTAGTGGAAGTGAGAATAGAAACAGGAAGAACTCACCAAATTAGAGTACATATGAAATATTTAAACCATCCAATAGTTGGAGATGGAGTTTATGGAAGTACTAGTGATTTAGCTAGTAGACAGATGCTTCATTCCTATTACTTAAAATTAAACCATCCAGTTACAGGAAAAGAGATGGAAATAGTTGGAAAAGTTCCAAATGATTTTGAGAGTTTATGTAAAAAACTTAAATTAGAATTAAATAATGTGGAAAAAATAGGTGAGAATAATGAATAG
- a CDS encoding ferritin family protein, whose amino-acid sequence MAKVKCIVCGEILDASVEICPVCKVGKDKFVPYEESAERVWATEHKVGEGLACGDEEIIEGLRANFNGECMEVGMYLAMARVADREGYPEVAEAYTRIAFEEANHAARFAELLGECVTDSTEENLRRRVDAEYGATSGKFDIAKRAKMLGFDAIHDTVHEMAKDEARHGRSFLGLLERHFEKKSK is encoded by the coding sequence ATGGCAAAAGTAAAATGTATTGTATGTGGAGAGATATTAGATGCATCTGTGGAGATTTGTCCTGTATGTAAAGTAGGAAAAGATAAATTTGTACCATATGAGGAGTCAGCTGAGAGAGTTTGGGCTACTGAGCACAAAGTTGGAGAGGGACTTGCATGTGGAGATGAAGAGATTATAGAGGGATTAAGAGCTAACTTCAATGGAGAGTGTATGGAAGTTGGAATGTACTTAGCAATGGCTAGAGTAGCAGATAGAGAAGGGTATCCAGAAGTTGCAGAGGCTTATACAAGAATAGCTTTTGAAGAAGCTAACCATGCAGCAAGATTTGCTGAGTTATTAGGAGAGTGTGTAACTGATTCAACTGAGGAAAACTTAAGAAGAAGAGTTGATGCTGAGTATGGAGCAACTTCAGGAAAATTTGATATTGCTAAAAGAGCTAAAATGTTAGGATTTGATGCTATTCACGATACAGTTCATGAAATGGCAAAGGATGAGGCAAGACATGGAAGATCTTTCTTAGGATTATTAGAAAGACATTTTGAAAAAAAGAGTAAATAA